tggccTTATGCTAATTAGGTgaaattgtattcatatcttccaaattagtaaacTATATAGTGTCTTAAAATGAAagctccctttttttttttttatatataacttttttgccatttggacaaaaaaaaatttggtcaaACATGTTTTCGCAAAAAACTACTTTACGAAAACTAAATCCACAAAGGCACAAAAATGAGGAATTGTGCCCTTTTAGTCACACAaaaaacttctttttttggtcagagACACAAAAAGCTTAAGgcatccctttttttttcttttttttttttgatgaaaAGGAATTTCATTCAATAACCAGATAACATAATACACgtagaagaaaacaaaaggatgTGCAAGTTTGGGCCTCTGTAAAAAACCTTTAGCAtaaaaaaacccccaaaaaaggaggaaaatcCGCCAAAGGAAAAAGAGCACCTCCCACTTGCCATCAAACATAAAGATCAGCCATTAGCTTCTAGATCTGCAGAAAGAAAAGGAGTTAGCCATAATGGCTCCTCCTCAATCCATGTGAAAAAATCAGCGTTCCGAGTGCCATATTGAGCTAGCTCATGGGCAACCTTGTTACCTTCTCGTCGTTGCCAATTACAGGAGAAAGATCTAAACCATCCCTGCATCTCCTTGATATCTTCCACTAGATTCCCTTCACCTTCAAAACACTCTTCATTAGAGTTGATTCTATCTACCACCCCCTACGCatccatttctagcactatgTCACGAAAGTCAAGATCATATGCGAACTGAAGACCTTCCTTTGCAGCAATTAGTTCCATAGCTTGTGCACCTACCACTTGTCGAGAACAGGCAGCCATAAACTCTTTATTTCCATTGCGAATCATTGCTCCAACTCCCCGCATTAACCTAGCAAGTTTGGCTGCCCCAtcaacattaattttgtaCTGACCATCCAATGGGGCATGCCAATTAACAGAACTCTGACTAGGCCCTTGCCTATTATGGGAGAATATAGGGGCAAGATTTACAGAGTAAAACTCCGTATGATAAGCCAAAGCTTTGTTAAACACTGATACACTCTCAAGACTTCGTCCTTGAAACAACAGATTGTTTCTGTCATTCCAAATATCCCAGCatagaaaagcaaaaagatTCACCTCCTTTTTACTTGAGACCACAATCACAGCTTGCCAAAGTTCCTTGAAAGATGTAATTCTCCACTCATGTCGATTTGCACTCCAAGGTGATAAAGACCATATTGCTTTCACTTCACTACAAGCCCATATTGCATGAATAACTGACTCCACTTTCTTCCCACAACGTGGACATATTGGAGAATTCAAGATCTTCTTATGGTACAAATTTTGTCTGGTAGGCAAAAACCCCCATATACATCTccatagaaagaatttgattttattagGCACCTGCAAACTCCACAGTTTTTTCCATAACAATGTACCATCTTGTGTCGAGCACCCTTGCATGCCATTTTCCCTTTGCTTCTTCATGCATGCAACCATGCATATAACCACTTCTGACTGAGTATTTGCCGCTTTGATCATAATGCCAAATTAATTTATCCTCTCTATGATTTGAAGCTAGTGGAATTTGGAGGATAGCCTTCACTTCCTGTTCCCAAAAATTAGCTTTTAATAGCTCTTCATCCCATTGTCCAGCTGCATTAAACAACTCACATACTTTCATAGAAACATCAAATTAGCTTTAGCCATTCATGTGTACGTATCTTGAATGTGTACGTAGCTTTAATcatttgttgaagaaatctGTGTTGAAATAGTTGAAGTGGTTGAGTTATGTGATGAGTCACTAGCAGCTGGGGATTGAGTTCATATTCTAACAGGACATGTATGATGATCCCATTTTGTGTGAAGGATAGAAAACTATGCCAAAACATAAACAGATTTATTTGAAATATGGTAATGGTGTGCGTGTGAACATTTTATATAGACAATATAAAAGGCacaaatttggattcatgCCTATAATACAAATTGTTTAGGCACGAATGATACAAACGTggcatatatatttttacttCTTGATCCTATGTGACGTCTTATATCAGACATATGAGGGATGATTTGGGAAAATATAAGTCAAAGAGACACAATGTTTCCCTATTCGTGCTCTATAGGCAACCTAAAAACACGATTTCAGTATGTGTGTTCTATTAGGCAAGATATACAGACACACTCACAAGATTCCAGTTTCGTGCTCTTTATAGGccacaaaaatttcaaatgtaTCCAATACATTGATTGTTCCATGATGAAGCACCCTATTTTATATGGATAATGGCAAAGAACATTGtggtttaaaaaaacaaaatggtaAACAATGGTTTGAGGTAGAATTTgatgtaataaaaaaaactaattgcttatatatttttttaataaagtaCTTCGTCATACGTGATTTATTTAAAACCAAAGACGAAGTACATGAAAATATCAATACATGAAGAGTTAAACATTACATAAATGCAATTCCATCTTAGCTAGAGGGACTTCCTGGTTATATATGGTGAAGTCTGCTTTTGTACTCCTCATACCAATTGTTAAAATCATCTTTATTCCATGCACCAAATTTGTTGGATTGTCCAGCACCATGATCATTACCAAAATAACGAGCTGTGCTAATATCTGACTCTGTTGCATCTGAGATTGCCAGAAGAACTTCAGTATCACTTGACAAGCATATGATATTTGGTATTGATATTTGCCTTCCATATTCGTCTTGCTTCCCTTGCAAAGTTGGTGGTACCGGCCCTGAAGATTGGTGTTTGGCTTTTCTAGGTGGTGAGTCTTCAATGATGATAACTTCAGTTTTTTATGGAGAATAATTAATTGGACTCGAACCAATACAAGAACTTTGCTTGGGACCCTTGTtaccaaacaaattttttgaaacttTCTTTTAGAATCCATTGCAATTCCTCAATGTACATGTAAGATAACAAGAGGAGATGATTTTATTACTAACTAGAAGGCACAAATAATGTTTTGTgggtataatttttttattaatatttaagCAAAATGGCACAAAAATATCTATATGATAGCTGAaaagacttttttttctttttccagaaATGTCAGTAGGTTAGCCACAATTATCTGTGCCTTATTAAATCACATGATCAAAGTGTACTAACGACAAAGCGACAAGTATGGCAATTGGGCACGAAAGTTATGTCTAAATTCACTTAAGCACAactctttcctctcttttttggttcaaatttGACACAAAATTATTGTGGCTTTTCTGCATATGACACAAATATGTGATTCAAAAGGGCGCAACCCTCTTTTTTGTGGCCTTTGGATCGTGCTTTTTGCCCACTTCTCTAGTAGTGAACCAAAgacaaattgaacaaaattctaaaattaattCCAATATTAATTCCTAATTAATGCCTAAAGAAACTCCTCATCAGCTCGGAGTAGTCTCCTTTAATTTTGGGAAATATCGAGTTTGGGCTTCATGATCATCAATAGCCTGGGCTTCTTCGAAAGGTGAGGGTTCTCTACTTCGTCAATTGCAGTACTCTTAAAATTTGGGTTCATCTAAATTATTTCTCagatttttgagtttatacTATTAGGATGAGGGGGTTGACGAAGAcaggggagagagaagaagagaaggagaggagagagtGGGTCGGGGAGGGGTTGATATGTGGGGGTTGGGTTGAGGTCAGGGCAGGTCTGTGGGGTGGGTAGGGGTTGCGATGGTTGGGGGGTTTAGATTTAGGGCGGTCTGGTGCGACAGATTAAGGAAGAGAGTGGAAGAGcgagacacagagagagggAGACAGGGAGAGAGCGGGTCGGGGAGTCGGGGCTGGGGCGTGGGTTGAGGGGTCTGATGGGTGGATGTGGCTAGGGAAGGGAGTGGAGATGGGGTGGCTGGGGTTGAGGATGGGGTTTGGAAGCCACAAGGGATCtgcattttatttatatatttttgtaaaacaCCATGCTATGCTAGAGCTCTCAAATACAATAGCAAATGCCAATATAATGATTTAGGGTATGGTGTCTCTGTTTTATTAGAACAAACAAACCaagaaaacaaactaaaatGGGAGCCTCTCACACCTCTGATTAATGTACTAGAGAGGGAGGGCCACATAACCCATACGACATATTTTGTGCATTAAAACAAAAAGCTatgaacataaaataaaaagaaaaaaggaaaaaaaggaaaacagatGGCGAAAATTCTATTTACAATGTCACACCACCATGGTGACCATATATTCTAACGGGACCAAGCATAGAAATAGATGCTTTTGGATCTTAATTAGAGACACAATCCGATTGTTGAGATGGAAACTTCTTCTTAGCGACGGCTTGGGTCCACTCCAGCAGTCTTGAGCGTCTCCGCAGTGCGAGGCCTGCAAGTTGCAACCAAGCAACCTTCATTAATATTGCATATACGAAAATGTACGATCTGCCAAAACATTTTCATGTCGGACAATTTGACTACATAAGATGTTTAAGTCGGACGATGAATCTAAACTCTTAGTTAGgttaatttttatatgaatGTGTAGTTTAAATTCACAAACAGCTAAAGACGTGACATATATTAATATACGTATGCATGTATGTATATACCTAGTGAAAGCGTCACGCTGGACTGGATCAGGCATGGTGGGGTTGCCAGGATCCTGGATACGACCCACCTTCCTGAGGAAAGATTTGTTGATAAACCTGTCGGATGAGCTCACGGCAACATCTGGTTGCTCGACCTCGAACAGggattccctcttcttcttatcGAAGACGACGCTCGGGGCATGCATCAGCTGCTGTTTGAGGCTGTGCAACCCAATAATAATAGGCACCGTAATAAACCCTAGCACTATGGCAACCGGTGCATTCTCTGGCTTCGTAAGAAATTTCCTGCTTGGATTGAATATTGCATATATTAAATACTTCCACATTTCTTAATTATACAATGCTTCACAATCTTTGCTATTCCCCTCTTAagattaaattgaaataccaATTTAAATTatccaaaatataaaaaatttcataaccACCTGATAACCACTTCGTGTGTCGATTGACCTACATGTATTTGTGTGCCGGTCGACCGACATGCACTGAGCCGGTTACCCGGATGTATAGTTAACCTTATATTagaaaatttgtacaaatGAATGATTAATGTTTAAACCTGATACGGCGGAAGGTAGACCCAGTAGGTTCACTTGCATGAAGGTTTTGTGTAATGGGTTTCATCTTGGGAGCGGTTGAGGTTGCAAAAGCTCGGTTCTCTCCCAACCGAACCAGCATAGATCTCCAATTGTTCTAGACAAATCCATATTAAATCATCATTTCACCATGATTAGCATCATATTAATAAGATATAAAACGTAATTAAggcaatcaaatc
The window above is part of the Prunus dulcis chromosome 1, ALMONDv2, whole genome shotgun sequence genome. Proteins encoded here:
- the LOC117612611 gene encoding uncharacterized protein LOC117612611, with amino-acid sequence MALRATNNWRSMLVRLGENRAFATSTAPKMKPITQNLHASEPTGSTFRRIRKFLTKPENAPVAIVLGFITVPIIIGLHSLKQQLMHAPSVVFDKKKRESLFEVEQPDVAVSSSDRFINKSFLRKVGRIQDPGNPTMPDPVQRDAFTRPRTAETLKTAGVDPSRR